Genomic DNA from Scomber scombrus chromosome 21, fScoSco1.1, whole genome shotgun sequence:
aactataataaccctgctgTGAACCTGCCTTCACAGTATGGCACTTTCATCCAATATGTGAGGAACAAAACAGCTACAAAGACTTACAATATGTTAATGGCAGTACATGTTAAAAGTAAATTCTCTAAAAGGACTCACAGTAACTGCACTTTGGACTCCTCTTGGATACAAATGAGCTTTTATTGGTTCTACTGTATTTGGAAAATTGTTATTAGCCTATAACTTCattgtaaataaagtttttgaaaaaaatctttaactGTTAAAACACTTCTATCTCTGTTGGAATCGCGTACTAACGTACTACTCATACTCAAACGTAATTTTGAGTATGTAATACGTGTGGAGTTTGTGCACTCGAGCTGCGGCGCATGCGGCATATACATGCACGGGCGCGAGCCATGGAACGAGCTTGCTGGACATACTAAACGACCCCAAAATGCATTGCGGGTCTTCAGACTGCGCAATGGCGGACTGTGAGGTAGACGGCCAGCAACAGATTGGGTACAAATGTGAGTAACCAGACTGTGATAGTGCATGTATGTGCATATTAACCTGCGTGTGACATAGCATACTAACGTACTACATACTCAATAAGTACGTACTACTCTCTGCCTACTTAATCTTCATACACCCATGAAATGAATTAGCTTTTAACTTCTGGTACAGATGTTCATATAAACAAGTACAGAtagcatatatacatatatatgtatatatatacatatatatgtgtatatatatatatatatatatatatatatatgtatatatatacatatatacatatatatgtatatatatacatatatatatatatatacacatatatatgtatatatatatacatatatatacatatatatacatatatatgtatatatatacatatatgtatatatatacatatatatgtatatatatataattaattaggctatctgtatatatataaactatagacaagaaaaacaaaaaggaagacaaaaaaaggctttttttaaacttttgtgcagctgatacacatttttatatatgcaaatatacaaaaaaaagaaggaaaaattagcattcaaacatgttgctgtattcatcatattctataaaataatgattgtgaatgtattttttaaatcaaatagaaggattaatcaaacatttattaacgactgatgaattggtgtagaggcTAATTAATGagccagaatatgaacagtatgtaagggttaagtatACTAAGCAAGGCAGCCAAgtatcccacaatgcatttTGCACCAACCAGCAGCAATGCTGAAGGAGATTTTATATCAGGTTCTAAAATCTGTTGTAGGTTTCGCTGTAGGAATGTTAATAAAATTCCGTTTGGGGAGCATGTCATCTGTAGGGCAGGGTATCAGTCCTCAATACCTTTAACCTTAACCTACCAAGTagtatcacatttttaaacGATAACCAGGcctcataataaataaatggactTGTGATTTCATGTTATTACATCTCAGTGGTCTAGCCTACGTTTGACAAACCAAACTATTAGAAACATTGTGCTGAAGCATAATTCAAATTCTGTGATTGATTGAAAAAGTAATGAAACCGGCCCAGAGAAATGATGAGTTCATGATTCATTTCaaactgctttttaaattaaattgtttctGATcgatatttctgtttatttccaTCTAGTGTATGTTCTTAGTATTGAACCAATGATGACCAGACCAGTACCAGATagtgaaatgtgtgaaatgtaattttgtatATCAGGGTTTAAATCAGATTTAATGATATACTTGTTATTGGTCCCTGTATCTAGAAGCATGGGATGAGAAAAATGATTAGTTCCCAAGTAATTGTGTATGAGGTTAACACGTTGGCTAATAATACCAAGGTTATAACTGTaactaatgtttttattaaaaatagctgtaaatgtgatgtgatgaatAAGAATGATTAATAACACCAGATGTTTTGTCATCAAGGGACTGATGCAGACACGGAGCGCCTCATTAAATGGCGGGCTATGAACGAAGGAAGGTTTACCGGCAAACGCAATGCTGCGATGACGGGCTTTGAGTaagaaaactacattttaagctttgtaatttttttgtgtttatgtgtgtgtatgccctGTTTGACCAATGTTTTGCTTGTATAGGATGTTCATCAAGGAGCACGGGCTGGAAGGTAAGGTCAAGCCTGGGTGGACCAAAAAGAAATGGGAGAATCTGAAACAAAAGTACAAGGTGAGTTGAAGTCTCAAAAGAGCTACAGTGTTTAgcacaaaataaacatgatgatgatgatgatggttgcTTCAAAAATAATCAGGCAAAGTCAGTACTGGGTAACTAACTTACCGAGTGGTGAAACATGTAGTTTAATAATGACTATCAGaggacatttgtgtgtgttttttgttaggAGGTGAAGGCATCTCGCACAGTTGTGAAAACTGAGGGAGGAGAGGCCACTTCTGCACACTGGAAGTGGTTCGATGCCATGGAAGAGATGATAGAGCAAAGATCATCTGTAACCCCAACAAGCTTCATCTTCTCAGCCATGGCACCAATCAAAGGTACGTTAGTATGTTAGTAACATGTGTCAGAGGAATATGAGCTGGAATGAGAGGACATAAATGATAAGTTAGAGTtgttaaatgacaataatgtgtgtctggtATGGTTTTTATCCACagaaaaagtataattaccatGTGAAGATCTTTAAAATAGCATCTGCtccttcttttttattaaaaaaatccagaatctatgaaaaTATTCCATCACAGATTCAACAACCAGACATTAGACATCACCTGTTCACTGTATTCTCATTGTATGTGCTTCATGTTTCTACATAACTTGTCTAAGTATTCGTGATGTCACATATCATGCTCATAGGTCTAACCCTTAAAGGActggttcacagtttttcaagtgcgtcttaaaccagcagtcaggtgaaCAGTGAAAgattcctctctgtaatcattcctcctgttcatactgactattaaaagatctccttcaaatatgctttcaatggaagtgatggaggactaaatccacagtgtgtccacacagtcatttaaaagtagatgatcagcttctattgagcttcagcagtgtgagttagtcatatcaagtgatatctgacacatttacagtccttttagcatcaaattccctctatgtgtttccctgttaagctgtggtggaagtaaagtaacaaaaagagagactttggcaTATGTCCACGTTTCCATTGTATCTACAAATGATTAACTGTAATGTCCACCTACACAGATTCATCATGTTCTAAGGGCGtatcacactaggcaatcgtaccgtgcccaagcatgtctgccccctaaaatccggattatttggctagtgtgagtgcaagtgttcCGGGCCATTTTAgtaaatataatgaatgaataaatagataTGTAGAGGTGGAAAAGGAGGATAATGTTGTTTCAGTGTTAATAAATGTCCACCCCTTGTTCTGATATTGATAACAGAATCACCCAGCATGTCTTGTTGTGTGAATGAAGTGGCACAGAAGTTGTAGTTGCGGCTATGTCTGTCTTTGATTATTTAGTGATGGCCGGCCTGCATCTCTGCTGTTAGTTCCTGAACCATCAGAAAGTGTTTCCCTCAGAGCAGAGACTGTTTTTCCCCCAAGAACTAAGTGAAACCCCTATAGTTCCTTCAGTGAGTTCCTTGAAACTCAGGAATGTCTCATCATTGATGAGATTGAGTTGCAGGCAGGCAAGATCCATCATCAATATAAAGAATATGAATAAGTGCAGGCTCAGTGTAAGGATGTATGCTTCCTTTTGTATGCTGGCAGGTGAAGATATTCAGATGCTGACCAGCTCAGTACAAACTCAGTATTCCAGTCTGGTGACAGTGAAGGATTctgggaggaagaaaggaccCATGACACCAAGACAGAGGAGGATCCTGAAGTCCTGCAAATTGCTAAAAGAGCATATCAACCATTGTTCTATTGAAAACAATGTGAGTGTTTTGTTAACTGATTACTGTTTTGTGAATCATATTGACTGGAATGTGTTGTGCGTATGCGTCTACACTATCAAAACATGTACACATAATCTGTTACAGCTGGATCACTTGCTAAAAGACAGCAGCGACggtgagacagagagcagactgCCGTCCCAGGATCGCGATGGCGAGGAGTCACCGTCGCACACGGAGAACTCCTCCGTTTCACCTCCTCCAAAAAAACGtgccaaaaccaaaaacagactGGACACGGACACAGAGAAACTCGCCTTGTTGCAGCACATGTTGGATATTATTCAGGAGATGAGCAGAGAACCAGAGATGGACTGCGAGGACTCGTTCGGCGTCACTGTCGCAATGGAACTGAAGAGAATACAAAGCTCTGCGCTGAGGAACAGTGTGAAGAGACAGATCATGACCGTACTTTACGACGCTCTGGAGTGTGAGCAGCCAGATACATTGCTATACCAGCCGCTGCCCACCTCCCCAATAGAAGAATCTCACTCCATAACTGTAGTCTTGCCTTAACGTTCTACATGTATAACAGTAAGACTGTGATatcaacatataaataaagacaactTTTTTTTGATCAAATCTTGTTCTTGGTGATCACATAATCTTGGGATGTGATTGGCTGGTTAGTAACCATATTTGTATTGATGATTGATACCATTCTGATGTGCAATAAGTATAAAACTGGAGCCAGGTTTCAGGTGgattagtttagcataaagactggaaacgaGGTAATAACACTGGTTTTACAGGTTATGTACTGGGCTACTTCTTAGCTGGAGTTGATGCTGGTAGCCTGGCAACCAAAACAAATAAGATCTAATCAGTTAGCTGCCTGTGTTTAGCAGGAATGTTGGGAATGAAAACAACAGACATGGCACTGTCTGTTATGAAACACCTGTATTAAGAGTAATAGCACTAATGCACACTGCTTTTTTAATGCAGTAacccccctttaaaaaaaacaatagtgaCAGGATCATAAATTGAAAGGCAAATGACAGcttaataacacacattttattaatcCTGTTAAAGATTTtctatttaataattaaagaaaacatacatttttaatgaataaatcgtacaaatttaatgaaatgttcTCATATGAGCTTTTACAAGCTCTGGTCGACTGAAGGCCATTTCACATGATGAACATTTATGGGGTTTCTCTCCTGTATGGGTCATCTGGTGTCTCTTCAAGATCCCTGCACTCTTGAAACATTTGTCACAAGTCGGACATTTATAGGGCTTTCCCCCCGTATGCATCCTTGTGTGCAGTAAGGTAATAAGACTGAACAAAGCCCTTGCCACATTCTTGACACCTGAATGGCTTTTCACCATTGTGATAGCGAATATGTATTTTCAGCTCTGAAGCTGATCTGAAACTCTTGCCACACTCACTGCATGAGTACGGCCTTTCTTCGGTATGGGTCAGATCATGTCTTGTCAACGAGCTTGTGCTTCGGACAATTTCCCGCAGTGAGTGTACGGGTAGCGCACACCGGTGTGTAGTTTCGCCACTTGGAGGTCTAAGCTTCTTCCTCTCGTGCTTGATTAGACCTCTCAAGTCAGTGTAACTGCGTTCACACAAGTCACAGGGACTTGCTGGTTGAGCTCTATGAAGCCTTGAAAACTCTTGCCACACTTGGTGCAGGGACAAGGCTCGTGTCTCAGATTATGTGTTTTAAGTCTTGTTATGTCAGGAAATGAACTGTTGCATTCTACGCAATACAAAGAAGAATGGGCAGGTTTGCGTGTCCTATGtgtctttttcaaatttaaacCCTTCTTACTTTCATCATGCTTTGAGTTCTTGACCCTCTGATTTAAAACCTCTGATTCCTGTCTATCTTTTGTGCTTTATATTGCCATTCTCTAAAAAGGACTGCTTCCACTCTTTAACGTCTCCAATTTGAATTTTGGATGATGATTTTTCATGACAGAAGGATCCTCCAGTTGTTTCTGATTCATCAGACTTTCCTTTTCATGAGTCTTGTCTCCCAAAGGTTGAGTTCGGAGTAGGCCACAAACTTCACCTGGCTTTGGGTCATGAGTGTTTCCATCTTTAAGGACCTCTGAGGACAATTTCTGCGGTTGTGGCATCATGATCCCCCTCCCTACAATTCATGTCTCTTCCTGTCATACTGGAAATGAAAGAATTTCTTACAACGCAAACACCGGAAAGGTTGCTTCCCTGTGTGGGACCTCTGGTGCCGTCTCATATCTGAAGCATGACTGTATGTTGTACCACATGTGGGACAAGTCTTGCTAGTTGAGAAAAGTTGAGGACCATTCCTGGACTGCTCATTTTTGAGTGTTATCGAAACATTTGTCATCTTCAGACTGGTATTGTGTCCCTGGTCTTTGTGATACATTCACCACAGGTGCATTCACTAAACTGATGTTTTTAGCTTGTTCATCAGTTGTGTTGTAACTGACATCCTTGCTTTCTTCTTTGATACAGTTTTCAGTCTTACTTGGGCTTCTGACTATGTAATCACTCTCATCTGTGGTTCTGACTAATACCTGAACTTGCTTGTCTTTTCTAATATCCACCAAATTCACATCTCCAGCCAAGTCTGTGGTCTCCTCAGCAAGAATGTCAACATTATTACCGACTTGAACCTCAACTGCACAAGAGTCTAAGCAAGTGTCTGAAGACTCGAAATGCTGAACAGAGTATGAAATCTCCTCCACTAATATTTTCCCTCATTGAAAGTGAGATGATAAGATCGGTACCACTCCACCAACTTTACGCATTGAGTGGTGGCAGTGATGGTTGGAGCCGAAGACACTCGAGTTTGAAAAGTAAATAAGTCAGGGGGTGTGGAATTAGGAAGAAGTGAGGTTACTAGACCTCTGTAGCTTGGTCCTCATCTGTGCTTGAGTCTGTGTTAACTAATAACCTACATGAATCTATAGTGTCACATGAATTTATTGGAATTGCATTGTGTGTAATGTGGCTCTGCCTAAAGTTCATAAGTATGTACATCCCTGTTAACAGTCTTGATACTAAGCTAGGCTAAGCACACCCTGCCTGCAGCTCAACATAAATGTTCTCTTCTTACTCTCAACAAGCTTATTTACCATCATTTATAAAGTTGTAGTGCTCTTAATGTAATAAGTCCTGCATGTCCAATGTCTAATGAACAGATTTGGTACAGTAAGTAATTTGTCAAGCTGTAACAGGAACATCTCCACAAGCATCTGAACATCTTTAAAATACTCGGCACCAAATCTCACTGGGAAAACATCCTGAAATTGAAACAGAATTTATTAGAAAAGATACTGGAAACATCTACAATATCAAAGTGACTGAACCAGACACTGACCTAGAAGAAGTGCTGCCTTTCCTCTTGGTCTTTAATTAGAGTGTGAATAAGACCAAGGAGGTTTGACGCAGAAGCTCGTTGTCCTGTATCACTCATCTGCGATATCACATGGTGCAGATGTTCATTAGTTGTGGGTGCCATGTAATAATACTAACCATACAAAGCATGAAATGAAGATAAATGTACCTCTGTGTTACATAGGGAAGCGATTATGTCCAAGTGGGGTTGAATAATCTTAAGGTGTATTGTCTGCTCTGGGAGACACAACTCCAGTATCAGCTACAAACAAGAGAATTGTAACAGTGGCAAATTTGTTGGATTTCAGCTGTATATAAAGAGCCAGAACATGGACAGTAGGTTTCAAAAGGCCATTCATTGGATCAGCATTCAAGTTATTTATACAATACCTGAGGCCCAAAAGACCAAGGCTCAGCAAAGACCTCTGTCTGCGATTAAGAAGTTCTGGGACAATCGTTGTGACTGCTGTAACAAAGTCATCCAACAGCCCATAATTGGCCACAAGTTTCTGCTGGACAGTTTCCCAGATCGCTGCAGAGATCAGTCAAAGTGATGGGACCAGCAGGCGCAGACAGGGAGGGGACACAGCAGGATTTATGAATGATTAAAGATAAATGACCTAAGCCATTTTTGAGAGTGGTGGTACAGAAACAACTCATTCGGTGATCCAGGAAAAGGAAGCTATGATAAATGGGAAAGCAGCAGGAGCTGAGGAAGAAATGAAGTCAGAAGACTGAACAtttaaaatctgacattttgatATCCTTTATGAAGAGTTCTAATTGGTACATATACAGCTggtagggtaagtgtacccattaagcaccaaaatctaagttcagctgtttttcatggatactgacatgatttataagagagatcatttcttataaagattTCTTATATCTCTCATTGACAGtatattcattagttcatgtacattttggaatataaaataaagatatttgatgaataaagagggCTTAATTgatactgtgacaccatttaagcccatgtgtgctccaaataagcccacctcatgatttatttactaaatataaaaaaatattgatttcaaagaattaaaaacagcaatatatgtattcagtaacatgttaaatataaaaaatgaggaaaaaaccctcctgaggaaaatcttaaaggtgtgacttcagatgtaacctcctttgtaatcatcatcattttcatcagtttGTTTGAATTGTAGTTTAGACAGGACTTGAGTTTGATTTCATACGTCATATACGTTTTATCAAAAGATAATAAAGCCTTAAATGAACAGTTTGTCTGGAGTTCATGGTCTCAAGTAAAAGAGAAGCAGTCAATATCAGAGCGACGGTAGTGAACCACAGCAGTGCACAGCAGACCTgcacagaacaaacacacacacacacacacacacacacacacacacacacacacacacacacacacacacacacacacacacacacacacacacacgatgatgatttaaaaaatatttatccGAAACATAAGCGCATACTTTCGTCTTCACCAAAAACCCTTAAACGATGAAGGCCATTTCGGACACATTTAGCGGTTACTCAGTAAAGTGCACGACATGCAGATGTGTTTGTTGTCATACTGGGCAGAGATACTTTTAACACATGGTCACACAATGGATTGACAGGACTGATGGAGAGTAAATAGAAGCTGGCTTTATTAAATCCACCACACCCTcacgtttgtttgtttgtttgttataaaGCTGGCTGGAGTTTTACGATGCTGAAGTTAGCTTCCGATTCGAAGTTAAGGGGGAAATTGAGGGGGAAATAAATAAGGATATTTAGCGGCTGATTAACAGTTTTTGCACCACTTAAACTTATTAAACGTTATAGCAAAAAGCTTTTACGAAGTTTAAACCTACTTTCAGGTTTCTGAAAGCTTAATTTTACTTATGaaacactttctttctttctttttttaaaatgtttgattttacagACATCCTGGGTATGTCGGACTTGCTTTGTACAAGCCTCAGATCTAAATCAACAGCTTCATAGTTAGACTTGACAAATCTGGACTAAACACAATTGCAGATTTGTGAAACATGTGGGCTATTCTATTTATTAAAACGGAGTAAAGGGCGTTTTCACTAATCTTGCAGTTACAAATTCACAGCATGATTCAACATGTCTCAGTTAAGTTGACTGTGGCCACGTAGAGCTCTTCTTTCTTACTTAAAACAATCCAAAAAAAGATTATAACTTATTCATAACATCAGTATTTTTCTAAGGTGTTTTAATTTATAAGATACATTCATGTGAAATGAATATTCTTGAGCAGtttcacatttactttaaaGCAAATTCGCTGGTTCATTCTTACTCAACTCATCAATCATCAGATCTTCATCCTCCCAAAGTTCTCACATGCAGAGGTCAATTTTCAGTAAGATATAGATGTACCAAATGATGGAATGGCTTTTCCCAACTGACAAAAACTGTTCCTctttataaagttataaaagatgCTTAAAGGAACATTaaactgctgtttttctctgttttatttgttccaCTCACAGCTGTCATATATCATGTACAGATGTTGAGGACAATGTCcccctcacaaacacacacacgcacacagtagCGGTTCCTGATATGGGCGAATTGGGCAAGCGCCCAGGGCGGCATTCTGTCATGACTCACGGGGAGCGGCACGAGCTCttcaaaaaaaacaatcctGGCGCACAGGTGATCCAGTGCGTatacgcagtggaccccggttcgagtccCGGCCAGCGggcctttctgcatgtcactcccctctctctccagcaatttctgtctctctattgtcttttcattttcaccGTGAAGTGGTTTTCTATTATTTGGACGTCAGGTCAATCTATCACTCTGTTGTGCACGCGTCCCTGCTTGCTGAGATGGTGCCCCGCACACAGAAcctgaaggggggggggggggggcagttcaCCTATGCGTCTCCCTATGCGTCTCCCTACTGGAACGGGCAGTAGGGAACGGGGGATCCAGTCCACTTAATAAAGCAATACTCTGATGGAATTAGTGGACTAAAGTCAGTCAAACCTCGACTTTCTTCCAAACAtcgcacatttcattcataatattataaacaCAGGCCTATAGTTCATgcacatttgtatttttctgggttgtgtgaaatggcaaaaaaaaggtaatacaaaacaaatctgTGCACCTCCAAGGTGAATTGGTTTAGTCTTAGTATCAATCACGAAATAGGGGATCAGATTtcatttgatgacatcattggTGATTTTTAgtgaaattttaacattttaggtAAAGGCTTTAAATAAGCCCATTCAgggtttcttcctctctctacactatatattatatgttccttgtcaattttatttacattttaacttgtgcaaaatacaataaaataaatatgatcaCACAATATCTTTATAGAATACATTTTCTAATCTAttgaatgtggtctggatggAGGAAACGCTGTGAAATCaccctttttatgttttcatatagcaaaataaaggtttcacaaatctgaaaataGGTTTAAACAATGTTAAGGCACACCTTTTTATAAGTGTGTAACGGAGAAAAAGCCGCAAAAATATAACTGTTTATGTTTCCCTTAACCTTCCCCTTAACTCCCAATGGGAAGCTGACTTCATCGGTCGATCACTCCGGACCCATATAGCGGTTACTCAGGAACGTGCAAATAATATTTGCGGATGTGTCTTCTTGTTGTCATACTGGGCAGAGACCTCACATGTGAAACAGTGCGTTTAACACATGATAAGACAATGGACTCACAAGACTAAGATGGAGAGTAAATAGCACCc
This window encodes:
- the LOC134003671 gene encoding uncharacterized protein LOC134003671, with protein sequence MHCGSSDCAMADCEVDGQQQIGYKWTDADTERLIKWRAMNEGRFTGKRNAAMTGFEMFIKEHGLEGKVKPGWTKKKWENLKQKYKEVKASRTVVKTEGGEATSAHWKWFDAMEEMIEQRSSVTPTSFIFSAMAPIKGEDIQMLTSSVQTQYSSLVTVKDSGRKKGPMTPRQRRILKSCKLLKEHINHCSIENNLDHLLKDSSDGETESRLPSQDRDGEESPSHTENSSVSPPPKKRAKTKNRLDTDTEKLALLQHMLDIIQEMSREPEMDCEDSFGVTVAMELKRIQSSALRNSVKRQIMTVLYDALECEQPDTLLYQPLPTSPIEESHSITVVLP